From the Musa acuminata AAA Group cultivar baxijiao chromosome BXJ3-7, Cavendish_Baxijiao_AAA, whole genome shotgun sequence genome, one window contains:
- the LOC135642033 gene encoding uncharacterized protein LOC135642033 isoform X1 has protein sequence MSAVVCGKRSSSIFEELLHSTPPPASKRARCASSPTASLRVSPSRASPSFDHCDGERIAAYLARLRSLFPEMDQQLLEHALEASGNDLDSTIKSLNDLRLESADFNLVSGVRKPENGNEMNAQLPTEGTVKENGVDAAGIDVLPTDGSEWVELFVREMMNASDVDDARTRVSRVLEFLEKSIMARADGEALRNLHKENMMLKEQVEVLVRENTVLKHAVAIQHHRQKEYEERSQELQHLKQLVSQYQEQVRTLEINNYALTVHLRQAQQSSSIPGRFNPDVF, from the exons ATGTCTGCGGTAGTCTGCGGGAAGAGGTCATCTTCCATCTTCGAGGAGCTCCTCCACAGCACCCCTCCGCCGGCCTCCAAGAgggcccgctgcgcctcctccccGACCGCCTCCCTCCGCGTCTCGCCGTCTCGGGCCTCCCCCTCTTTCGACCACTGCGACGGTGAACGGATCGCGGCTTATCTTGCCCGTCTGAGGTCCCTGTTCCCCGAAATGGATCAGCAG CTTCTTGAACACGCTCTTGAAGCATCTGGAAATGATCTAGATTCCACAATAAAGAGTTTGAATGACCTTCGATTAGAGTCAGCAGACTTCAACTTGGTTTCTGGTGTAAGAAAACCTGAAAATGGCAATGAAATGAATGCTCAGTTACCAACTGAAG GTACAGTGAAGGAAAATGGTGTTGATGCTGCTGGTATTGACGTTCTTCCAACAGATGGTTCTGAGTGGGTAGAGCTATTTgtgagagaaatgatgaatgcttcTGATGTGGATGATGCTAGAACTCGTGTTTCCAGAGTACTGGAGTTTTTAGAGAAATCCATTATGGCTCGTGCTGATGGTGAAGCGCTGCGAAACTTACACAAG GAAAATATGATGTTGAAAGAACAAGTTGAAGTGCTGGTTCGCGAAAACACTGTTCTAAAGCATGCGGTGGCTATCCAGCATCATCGCCAAAAAGAATACGAAGAGAGAAGTCAAGAGCTGCAGCATCTGAAACAGCTGGTGTCTCAGTACCAGGAGCAAGTTCGAACACTAGAG ATCAACAACTACGCACTCACGGTTCATCTGAGGCAGGCGCAGCAGAGCAGCTCCATTCCAGGACGCTTCAATCCAGATGTCTTCTGA
- the LOC135642033 gene encoding uncharacterized protein LOC135642033 isoform X2, giving the protein MSAVVCGKRSSSIFEELLHSTPPPASKRARCASSPTASLRVSPSRASPSFDHCDGERIAAYLARLRSLFPEMDQQLLEHALEASGNDLDSTIKSLNDLRLESADFNLVSGVRKPENGNEMNAQLPTEVKENGVDAAGIDVLPTDGSEWVELFVREMMNASDVDDARTRVSRVLEFLEKSIMARADGEALRNLHKENMMLKEQVEVLVRENTVLKHAVAIQHHRQKEYEERSQELQHLKQLVSQYQEQVRTLEINNYALTVHLRQAQQSSSIPGRFNPDVF; this is encoded by the exons ATGTCTGCGGTAGTCTGCGGGAAGAGGTCATCTTCCATCTTCGAGGAGCTCCTCCACAGCACCCCTCCGCCGGCCTCCAAGAgggcccgctgcgcctcctccccGACCGCCTCCCTCCGCGTCTCGCCGTCTCGGGCCTCCCCCTCTTTCGACCACTGCGACGGTGAACGGATCGCGGCTTATCTTGCCCGTCTGAGGTCCCTGTTCCCCGAAATGGATCAGCAG CTTCTTGAACACGCTCTTGAAGCATCTGGAAATGATCTAGATTCCACAATAAAGAGTTTGAATGACCTTCGATTAGAGTCAGCAGACTTCAACTTGGTTTCTGGTGTAAGAAAACCTGAAAATGGCAATGAAATGAATGCTCAGTTACCAACTGAAG TGAAGGAAAATGGTGTTGATGCTGCTGGTATTGACGTTCTTCCAACAGATGGTTCTGAGTGGGTAGAGCTATTTgtgagagaaatgatgaatgcttcTGATGTGGATGATGCTAGAACTCGTGTTTCCAGAGTACTGGAGTTTTTAGAGAAATCCATTATGGCTCGTGCTGATGGTGAAGCGCTGCGAAACTTACACAAG GAAAATATGATGTTGAAAGAACAAGTTGAAGTGCTGGTTCGCGAAAACACTGTTCTAAAGCATGCGGTGGCTATCCAGCATCATCGCCAAAAAGAATACGAAGAGAGAAGTCAAGAGCTGCAGCATCTGAAACAGCTGGTGTCTCAGTACCAGGAGCAAGTTCGAACACTAGAG ATCAACAACTACGCACTCACGGTTCATCTGAGGCAGGCGCAGCAGAGCAGCTCCATTCCAGGACGCTTCAATCCAGATGTCTTCTGA
- the LOC103990547 gene encoding cyclin-D3-2 codes for MALLSLLDHLYCQEDNLELEDERIESVLPLADDRETERHVLLAAEAEDEEEWAEVLCALAAKEGEALGDLVPHGCGGDSYLPSARKAAAEWIARAAATYAFSALTAVLAVNYLDRCFLSCAAGGGLLRLRDGKPWMGRLAAMACLSLAAKVEETRDPFLLDLQVPATPEAAEEDEGEFVFESKTIRRMELLVLSALGWRMNPVTPLSFIHHVLPRLFSKAENADSPATAIAVRIQTVVRRCEAALLSVIADRRWVQYPASVWASAALLRATVPVDGDVAAVDSQGIHHLVALLNAPKEKVEECYQLLVESVRAGVVGHKRKHSSSASCYCSSPRSPSGVIGSCFSCESPCDSWAAWPPSSPPSSPGAAPPFKRPSGNTTTKSFVVDGVETVSI; via the exons ATGGCTCTTCTGTCGCTTTTGGATCATCTCTACTGCCAAGAAGACAACTTGGAGTTAGAAGATGAGCGAATAGAGTCGGTGCTGCCACTTGCAGACGACCGTGAGACCGAGCGCCACGTCCTCTTGGCGGCGGAGGCTGAGGACGAGGAGGAGTGGGCGGAGGTGCTCTGCGCCCTCGCGGCCAAAGAAGGGGAGGCTTTGGGCGACCTCGTCCCTCACGGCTGCGGCGGCGACTCCTACTTGCCGTCGGCGAGGAAAGCCGCGGCGGAGTGGATCGCGCGCGCCGCAGCTACCTACGCCTTCTCCGCCCTCACGGCGGTGCTCGCCGTTAACTACCTCGACCGGTGCTTCCTCTCCTGCGCCGCGGGCGGCGGGCTGCTCCGGCTCCGGGACGGCAAGCCGTGGATGGGCCGGCTTGCCGCCATGGCGTGCCTTTCGTTGGcggcgaaggtggaggagacgcgCGACCCTTTCCTGCTCGACCTACAGGTGCCTGCGACGccggaggcggcggaggaggatgAAGGCGAGTTCGTGTTCGAGTCCAAGACCATCAGGCGGATGGAGCTTCTGGTGCTCTCCGCCCTCGGCTGGAGGATGAATCCGGTCACCCCCCTCTCCTTCATCCACCACGTCCTCCCTCGGCTCTTCTCAAAGGCCGAAAACGCCGACTCCCCGGCTACCGCCATTGCCGTCCGAATCCAAACGGTGGTGAGGAGGTGCGAAGCGGCTCTTCTATCCGTAATAGCCG ATAGGAGATGGGTCCAATATCCTGCATCAGTCTGGGCATCGGCTGCGCTGCTCCGGGCTACGGTGCCCGTTGACGGAGATGTCGCAGCTGTAGATTCTCAAGGAATCCATCACCTCGTTGCCCTTCTCAACGCCCCAAAG GAAAAGGTGGAAGAATGCTATCAGCTACTCGTGGAGTCAGTGCGCGCCGGCGTTGTCGGCCACAAGCGCAAGCATTCCTCTTCCGCTTCCTGTTACTGTTCATCGCCACGAAGTCCCAGCGGGGTGATCGGATCCTGCTTCAGCTGCGAGAGTCCATGTGACTCATGGGCAGCGTGGCCGCCGTCATCCCCCCCGTCCTCCCCCGGGGCGGCTCCTCCCTTCAAGAGACCCAGTGGCAACACCACCACCAAGTCCTTCGTTGTTGACGGTGTGGAAACTGTTTCGATCTAA
- the LOC103990549 gene encoding polyadenylate-binding protein 2 yields MAQIQLQPQAVSGPAAGGGGVQFPSTSLYVGDLDSGVTDAQLYDIFSQIGQVVSVRVCRDINTRRSLGYAYVNYNDPADAARAIEVLNFTPLNGKTIRIMISNRDPSTRRSGTANIFIKNLDKSIDNKALYDTFSAFGNILSCKVATDASGASKGYGFVQFEQEEAAQNAIEKLNGMLLNDKKVFVGPFVRKQERENAAGNTKFNNVFVKNLSESMTEDTLQEVFGEFGIITSCIVMREGDGKSKCFGFVNFENPDDAAQAVQELDGKKFDDKEWYVGKAQKKSEREQELKERFEQSKQEATEKSQGVNLYLKNLDDSIGDDNLRELFSGFGAIASCKIMRDKNGASKGSGFVAFQSPEDASRALSEMNGKMIGNKPLYVAPAQRKEDRRARLQAQFSQMRPVAMPPSVAPRVPLYPPGGPGLGQPLFYGQPPALVPPQPAFGFQQPLVPGMRPGPFPNFYMQMAQQGQQQVQRPGSRRAGGGGPVQQTQQHPMQMIQQQMLPRGGRPYRYPPGRGMPEVPVSGIHGGMFSLPYDMGGGMPQPTVPIGELTSALANATLEQQRTMLGESLYPLVDQLEHDYSAKVTGMLLEMDQTEVLHLLESPEALKAKVAEAMEVLRSVAQQHHQVVSPTDRLAALTLNDVVS; encoded by the exons ATGGCGCAGATCCAGCTTCAGCCCCAGGCGGTCTCTGGCCCGGCGGCGGGCGGTGGTGGGGTCCAGTTCCCATCGACGTCCTTGTACGTCGGGGACTTGGACTCGGGCGTGACTGACGCGCAGCTGTATGATATTTTTAGCCAGATCGGGCAGGTGGTGTCGGTCCGTGTATGCCGCGATATCAACACTCGCCGCTCCCTCGGTTACGCCTACGTCAACTACAACGATCCGGCGGACG CGGCAAGGGCAATAGAAGTGCTTAATTTTACACCTCTTAATGGAAAGACTATTCGGATAATGATTTCAAATCGTGACCCCAGCACACGTAGAAGTGGGACTGCCAACATATTTATTAAG AATTTGGACAAGTCTATAGACAACAAAGCACTGTATGATACATTTTCTGCATTCGGGAACATTCTTTCTTGCAAAGTTGCAACAGATGCATCTGGTGCGTCGAAGGGCTATGGCTTTGTTCAGTTTGAACAAGAGGAGGCAGCACAAAATGCAATTGAGAAGCTAAATGGCATGCTATTGAATGATAAGAAAGTTTTTGTTGGGCCCTTTGTTCGCAAACAAGAAAGAGAGAATGCTGCAGGCAACACAAAATTTAATAATGTTTTTGTAAAAAATCTATCGGAATCAATGACAGAGGATACTTTACAAGAAGTTTTTGGTGAATTTGGAATTATCACTAGCTGTATTGTAATGAGGGAGGGAGATGGAAAATCGAAATGCTTCGGCTTTGTCAATTTTGAGAATCCTGATGATGCTGCTCAGGCTGTTCAGGAACTTGATGGGAAGAAATTTGATGATAAGGAATGGTATGTTGGAAAAGCACAAAAAAAATCTGAAAGAGAACAGGAACTAAAAGAGAGATTTGAACAGAGTAAGCAAGAGGCCACTGAAAAATCTCAAGGGGTTAACTTATACTTGAAGAATTTGGATGATAGCATTGGGGATGATAATCTGAGGGAACTATTCTCTGGGTTTGGGGCAATTGCTTCTTGCAAG attatgCGTGACAAGAATGGTGCGAGTAAGGGATCTGGATTTGTTGCTTTTCAGTCTCCTGAAGATGCTTCTCGAGCT CTGTCGGAGATGAATGGCAAGATGATTGGCAATAAACCTCTTTATGTTGCTCCTGCACAACGCAAAGAAGATAGGAGAGCAAGACTGCAG GCTCAGTTTTCACAAATGCGTCCTGTGGCAATGCCACCTTCAGTTGCTCCTCGTGTTCCATTATATCCTCCTGGTGGTCCTGGATTAGGACAACCACTTTTCTATGGTCAACCACCAGCACTTGTTCCTCCTCAG CCTGCATTTGGATTCCAGCAGCCACTTGTTCCTGGGATGAGACCTGGACCCTTCCCCAATTTCTATATGCAGATGGCTCAACAAGGTCAGCAGCAGGTTCAACGCCCTGGGAGTAGACGTGCAGGAGGAGGTGGTCCGGTGCAGCAGACGCAGCAGCACCCCATGCAAATGATTCAGCAGCAG ATGCTCCCAAGGGGCGGACGTCCCTACCGCTACCCACCTGGCCGCGGCATGCCGGAGGTTCCTGTGTCTGGTATTCATGGCGGTATGTTCTCTCTCCCATACGACATGGGTGGTGGGATGCCTCAGCCCACTGTTCCTATTGGAGAATTGACTTCAGCTCTGGCAAATGCAACACTGGAGCAGCAGAGAACG ATGCTGGGGGAGAGTCTATACCCACTCGTGGATCAGCTAGAGCATGACTACTCAGCAAAGGTAACTGGCATGCTCCTTGAGATGGACCAAACTGAAGTGTTGCACCTGCTGGAATCCCCCGAGGCTTTGAAGGCCAAAGTAGCGGAGGCTATGgaggttttgaggagtgtcgctcAGCAGCACCACCAGGTGGTTTCGCCCACCGATAGGTTGGCCGCCCTGACACTGAATGATGTGGTCTCTTGA
- the LOC135582053 gene encoding reticulon-like protein B11 isoform X2 has product MAAVQDLDLPLAPDAPPSAASLPPSGRTRRSVHHALGGGAVADVLLWRHRNAAVLMAVGATTVWFLFERAGYSLLSVFANAILLLVLILFFWAKSALLLNRPLPPLPNLEISDEVVGKAADRARVWINRVLAIGHDITIRRDRKVFLQVILVLWFIAYIGRLFNFLTLVYIGVLLPITLPALYDKYQDHVDEKFGVAHDAVMKQYVSILSRIQAQPTKEKKTQ; this is encoded by the exons ATGGCCGCCGTGCAAGATCTCGACCTCCCGTTGGCTCCGGATGCGCCTCCATCCGCCGCCTCCTTGCCCCCTTCCGGCCGGACTCGGCGATCTGTGCACCATGCCCTCGGCGGCGGCGCTG TCGCCGATGTGCTTCTATGGAGGCACAGGAACGCGGCGGTTCTCATGGCGGTCGGTGCCACGACGGTGTGGTTCCTCTTCGAGCGGGCCGGTTACAGCTTATTGTCCGTCTTTGCGAACGCCATCCTCCTTCTCGTGCTCATCCTCTTCTTCTGGGCCAAATCTGCCTTGCTCCTCAACAG ACCTCTTCCGCCCCTTCCTAATCTCGAGATTTCGGATGAGGTAGTAGGTAAGGCTGCCGACAGGGCTCGGGTGTGGATCAATCGGGTCTTGGCAATTGGGCACGACATAACCATCCGGAGAGATAGGAAGGTTTTCCTTCAG GTCATTTTGGTTCTGTGGTTCATCGCCTACATTGGGAGACTGTTCAACTTCCTTACCCTTGTTTACATAG GAGTCCTTCTGCCTATCACACTTCCTGCTTTGTATGACAAGTATCAAGATCATGTTGATGAAAAGTTTGGTGTGGCACATGATGCGGTCATGAAGCAGTACGTGAGCATCTTAAGCCGAATACAGGCACAACCAACCAAAGAAAAGAAGACTCAATAA
- the LOC135582053 gene encoding reticulon-like protein B11 isoform X1: MAAVQDLDLPLAPDAPPSAASLPPSGRTRRSVHHALGGGAVADVLLWRHRNAAVLMAVGATTVWFLFERAGYSLLSVFANAILLLVLILFFWAKSALLLNRPLPPLPNLEISDEVVGKAADRARVWINRVLAIGHDITIRRDRKVFLQVLLLHFIRCSRLGLNVVCLTRLYDLVIPMLYLISKVILVLWFIAYIGRLFNFLTLVYIGVLLPITLPALYDKYQDHVDEKFGVAHDAVMKQYVSILSRIQAQPTKEKKTQ; encoded by the exons ATGGCCGCCGTGCAAGATCTCGACCTCCCGTTGGCTCCGGATGCGCCTCCATCCGCCGCCTCCTTGCCCCCTTCCGGCCGGACTCGGCGATCTGTGCACCATGCCCTCGGCGGCGGCGCTG TCGCCGATGTGCTTCTATGGAGGCACAGGAACGCGGCGGTTCTCATGGCGGTCGGTGCCACGACGGTGTGGTTCCTCTTCGAGCGGGCCGGTTACAGCTTATTGTCCGTCTTTGCGAACGCCATCCTCCTTCTCGTGCTCATCCTCTTCTTCTGGGCCAAATCTGCCTTGCTCCTCAACAG ACCTCTTCCGCCCCTTCCTAATCTCGAGATTTCGGATGAGGTAGTAGGTAAGGCTGCCGACAGGGCTCGGGTGTGGATCAATCGGGTCTTGGCAATTGGGCACGACATAACCATCCGGAGAGATAGGAAGGTTTTCCTTCAGGTGCTCCTCTTGCACTTCATTAGATGTTCTAGGCTCGGTTTAAATGTCGTTTGTTTGACTCGCCTTTATGATCTGGTGATTCCTATGCTCTATCTCATCTCAAAGGTCATTTTGGTTCTGTGGTTCATCGCCTACATTGGGAGACTGTTCAACTTCCTTACCCTTGTTTACATAG GAGTCCTTCTGCCTATCACACTTCCTGCTTTGTATGACAAGTATCAAGATCATGTTGATGAAAAGTTTGGTGTGGCACATGATGCGGTCATGAAGCAGTACGTGAGCATCTTAAGCCGAATACAGGCACAACCAACCAAAGAAAAGAAGACTCAATAA
- the LOC135642857 gene encoding ethylene-responsive transcription factor ERF010-like: protein MEGQLPPKKAGTKPKERLFRGVRMRKWGKWVAEIREPNKRSRIWLGSYCTPVAAAKAYDTALFYLRGRAARLNFPDDVSVDDAGSGADIGMPAALIRKKAVEVGAKVDALQLRSASVFSSRSQEYRRRKEEKRYKNPDLNQEPTPESSDDEWSSGLQ from the coding sequence atggaggggCAGCTGCCACCGAAGAAAGCGGGGACGAAGCCAAAGGAGCGGCTCTTCCGGGGTGTAAGGATGAGGAAGTGGGGGAAGTGGGTGGCGGAGATCAGGGAGCCCAACAAGCGGTCCAGGATCTGGCTGGGGTCCTACTGCACCCCGGTGGCCGCCGCCAAGGCCTACGACACCGCCCTCTTCTACCTCCGCGGCCGCGCCGCCCGCCTCAACTTCCCTGACGACGTCTCCGTCGACGACGCTGGCAGCGGCGCCGACATCGGCATGCCGGCGGCGTTAATAAGGAAGAAGGCGGTGGAGGTGGGCGCCAAGGTCGACGCGCTCCAGCTGAGAAGCGCGTCCGTCTTCTCCTCTCGCTCTCAGGAATACCGGCGTAGGAAAGAAGAGAAACGGTATAAGAACCCCGACCTCAACCAGGAGCCCACCCCCGAGAGCTCCGATGACGAGTGGAGCAGCGGCTTGCAGTAG
- the LOC135642464 gene encoding CBS domain-containing protein CBSX1, chloroplastic-like, protein MLLSMESLVGLPSSALGVKPFIPLLRNRSSPLLFRRRRRFLDLGAASTSPASAVARNGSLATNSSSQSNCVYTVGDFMTKRENLHVVKPTTSVDEALEMLVEHRITGFPVIDDDWNLVGVVSDYDLLALDSISGSGRADTSMFPEVDSTWKAFNEIQKLLSKTNGRTIGEVMTPAPLVVRETTNLEDVARQLLETKYRRLPVVDSDGKLVGIITRGNVVRAALQIKHEMERKS, encoded by the exons ATGCTGCTATCCATGGAGTCTCTCGTCGGCCTCCCTTCTTCCGCCCTCGGAGTGAAACCCTTCATCCCCCTCCTCCGGAATCGCAGCAGCCCCCTCCTCTTTCGACGACGCCGGCGGTTCCTCGACTTGGGCGCCGCCTCCACTAGCCCAGCCTCCGCCGTGGCGCGGAACGGGTCCTTGGCGACCAATTCCTCGTCG CAAAGCAATTGTGTTTACACAGTTGGTGATTTTATGACCAAAAGGGAAAATCTTCATGTTGTGAAGCCTACCACTTCAGTTGATGAAG CACTGGAGATGTTAGTGGAACATAGGATCACTGGCTTTCCTGTGATTGATGATGACTGGAACTTG gttggTGTAGTTTCAGACTATGATTTGTTAGCACTAGACTCCATTTCAG GTAGTGGACGGGCTGACACTAGCATGTTTCCTGAGGTTGATAGTACATGGAAA GCATTCAATGAAATCCAGAAGCTGTTAAGTAAAACGAATGGTAGAACCATTGGTGAGGTGATGACTCCTGCCCCCCTTGTGGTCCGTGAAACAACCAATCTTGAAGATGTTGCAAG GCAACTGCTTGAAACAAAATACCGTAGGCTTCCGGTTGTTGACAGTGATGGTAAATTG GTCGGTATTATCACGAGGGGAAATGTAGTTAGAGCAGCACTCCAAATAAAGCATGAAATGGAGAGAAAATCATGA